One window from the genome of Deinococcus sp. NW-56 encodes:
- a CDS encoding DUF1802 family protein has product MTPTPHTALKEWDTQCQALVAGQSALLIRKGGIMETHDGFEVEHRRFFLYPTFLHQNPAELRPEFAELLRDDPHPGQIVLPALAEVVAVHKVESLEAALALEPYQALTAGAIERRFHYRNRPWVHALLLRVCPLREPLVLDETPEMLGCVSWVPLGDAVAETGAPALSKAELEGVQAEIETRLKAHGA; this is encoded by the coding sequence ATGACCCCCACCCCCCACACCGCCCTCAAGGAATGGGACACCCAGTGTCAGGCCCTCGTCGCTGGGCAATCGGCCCTGCTGATCCGCAAGGGCGGCATCATGGAAACGCACGACGGCTTCGAGGTCGAGCACCGCCGCTTCTTCCTCTACCCCACTTTCCTGCACCAGAATCCGGCGGAATTGCGCCCCGAGTTCGCAGAGCTGCTGCGCGACGACCCCCACCCCGGTCAGATTGTCCTGCCCGCGCTGGCGGAGGTCGTCGCCGTCCACAAGGTCGAGTCGCTGGAAGCTGCGCTCGCGCTGGAGCCGTATCAGGCGCTGACGGCGGGGGCCATCGAGCGCCGCTTCCACTATCGCAACCGCCCCTGGGTCCACGCCCTACTGCTGCGGGTGTGCCCGCTGCGAGAACCCCTGGTGCTGGACGAGACGCCCGAGATGCTGGGCTGCGTGAGCTGGGTGCCGCTGGGTGACGCGGTGGCGGAGACCGGAGCGCCCGCGCTCTCCAAGGCCGAGTTGGAGGGGGTACAGGCGGAGATCGAGACGCGCTTGAAAGCCCACGGCGCCTAA
- a CDS encoding NAD(P)H-dependent glycerol-3-phosphate dehydrogenase: MGLRVPVLGAGGWGTALAVAVARAGGQATLWARRPDFAARLAEVRENREYLPGVTLPDAVSVTSDLGAAVSGADFALVVVPSVGVPELLAELPRHLGVVLCAKGLGPDGGRLTDLARELGFGRVAVLSGPNHAEEVGRGLPAATVVASADAALARAVQAALVSPALRVYTSRDEVGVELGGVLKNVIALAAGMGDGLRLGDNAKAALITRGLREMSRYLVSQGAHEDTAYGLSGLGDLVATATSRHSRNRAAGEAIARGENPAQGGKVVEGLRTAGLLEAWATAHGHDLPIVRAVARVTGGEWSPEVGIASLMERDAKPEIDG, translated from the coding sequence ATGGGCCTGAGGGTTCCCGTGCTGGGCGCGGGGGGCTGGGGCACCGCCCTCGCGGTGGCGGTGGCCCGCGCCGGGGGACAGGCAACGCTGTGGGCACGGCGCCCCGACTTTGCCGCCCGGCTCGCGGAGGTCCGCGAGAACCGCGAGTACCTGCCCGGCGTGACCCTGCCGGACGCGGTGAGTGTCACCTCCGATCTGGGGGCGGCGGTGTCAGGGGCCGATTTCGCATTGGTCGTCGTCCCCAGCGTGGGCGTGCCCGAGCTGCTGGCCGAGTTACCGCGTCATCTCGGGGTGGTTCTGTGTGCCAAGGGGCTGGGGCCGGACGGTGGGCGACTGACCGATCTGGCGCGGGAGCTGGGGTTCGGGCGGGTCGCCGTCCTCAGCGGTCCCAACCATGCCGAGGAGGTCGGCCGGGGTCTCCCCGCCGCGACGGTCGTGGCGAGCGCAGATGCGGCACTGGCCCGCGCCGTGCAGGCGGCCCTGGTCTCCCCCGCCCTGCGCGTCTACACCAGCCGCGACGAGGTGGGCGTGGAACTCGGCGGGGTGCTGAAGAACGTGATCGCGCTGGCCGCCGGAATGGGGGACGGCCTGCGGCTGGGCGACAACGCCAAGGCCGCCCTGATCACCCGTGGCCTGCGCGAGATGAGCCGTTACCTCGTCTCGCAGGGCGCCCACGAGGACACCGCCTACGGCCTGAGCGGGCTGGGCGACCTCGTCGCCACCGCCACCAGCCGTCACAGCCGCAACCGCGCGGCGGGCGAGGCCATCGCGCGGGGCGAGAACCCGGCGCAGGGGGGGAAGGTCGTGGAGGGCCTGCGGACGGCGGGCCTGCTGGAAGCGTGGGCCACCGCCCACGGCCATGACCTCCCCATCGTGCGGGCCGTCGCGCGGGTCACTGGGGGCGAGTGGTCCCCGGAGGTGGGCATCGCCAGCCTGATGGAACGGGACGCCAAGCCCGAAATCGATGGGTGA
- a CDS encoding phosphohydrolase: MTLLARAEAFARPFYAEPERAYHTAEHVEAVLDALASREVLTPTLTLAVWGHDLIYDPRAGDDEARSAAVFGEWLAAQGADADLIREVRALILATRHTDPPSTRAEALLVDADLSILGADPVTFAAYDRAIQQE, from the coding sequence ATGACGCTGTTGGCGCGGGCAGAAGCCTTCGCCCGGCCCTTTTACGCCGAGCCGGAGCGGGCCTACCACACGGCTGAGCATGTGGAGGCTGTGCTGGACGCCCTCGCCTCGCGGGAGGTGCTGACCCCCACCCTCACCCTCGCGGTTTGGGGCCACGACCTGATCTACGACCCCAGGGCCGGGGACGACGAGGCGCGGAGTGCGGCCGTCTTCGGGGAGTGGCTGGCGGCGCAGGGCGCGGACGCGGACCTGATCCGGGAGGTTCGGGCGCTCATCCTCGCCACTCGGCATACCGACCCACCGTCTACACGGGCCGAGGCGCTGCTGGTCGATGCCGACCTGAGCATCCTCGGCGCGGACCCGGTCACCTTCGCCGCCTATGACCGGGCCATTCAGCAGGAGTAA
- a CDS encoding class I SAM-dependent methyltransferase → MQHRPFTALAAVYDAIMADVEYDHWADFVLTYARDGGLGGNAALDLACGTGGFTRELYRAGWTVTGLDGSAEMLAVARGRLPGEVELTVGDLRTFDLGRTFDLVSCVFDSLNNLLTPEDLGAALGRARAHLRPGGLLACDLNTRLGVRELWEGGAVEGLVTTPDGREVHYHWSHHHDPEADLGIVQAFCRVEDGQGGWEEFTETHRERGYDPLDLAPLLEAAGFERWEIVEYPDYARPTPETPRVWVFAWA, encoded by the coding sequence ATGCAGCACCGGCCCTTTACCGCCCTCGCCGCCGTCTACGACGCGATCATGGCAGACGTGGAGTATGACCACTGGGCGGATTTCGTCCTGACCTACGCCCGCGACGGTGGCCTGGGGGGGAACGCGGCCCTTGACCTCGCCTGCGGCACCGGGGGATTTACGCGCGAGTTGTACCGGGCCGGGTGGACGGTCACGGGATTGGACGGCAGCGCGGAGATGCTGGCCGTGGCCCGTGGGCGCCTCCCCGGCGAGGTGGAGCTGACCGTGGGCGACCTCCGGACCTTCGACCTGGGGCGTACCTTCGACCTCGTGAGTTGCGTATTTGACAGCCTCAACAACCTGCTCACGCCGGAGGATCTCGGCGCGGCGCTGGGGCGAGCGCGGGCACACCTGCGGCCGGGTGGCCTGCTCGCCTGTGACCTGAACACCCGACTCGGCGTGCGCGAGTTGTGGGAGGGTGGAGCAGTGGAGGGGCTGGTGACCACCCCAGACGGCCGCGAGGTGCACTACCACTGGTCGCACCATCACGACCCGGAAGCGGACCTCGGCATCGTGCAGGCCTTCTGCCGGGTGGAGGACGGGCAGGGCGGCTGGGAGGAATTCACCGAGACGCACCGTGAACGGGGCTACGACCCACTTGACCTCGCGCCGTTGCTGGAAGCGGCGGGCTTCGAGCGCTGGGAGATCGTCGAATATCCCGACTACGCCCGGCCAACCCCGGAGACGCCGCGCGTGTGGGTGTTCGCATGGGCCTGA
- a CDS encoding type IV pilin protein, with protein sequence MKNGTQGFTLIELLIVIAIIGILAAVLIPNLLGARQRGYDTAAMGCARAIGLAAEDLRINNATTGLYTGLSKTTVTDFDPKSCSDTTLGAANKFSVTLNAAKDGFLGTAAHASGKTTYYITKDGLQAGGTAPTTY encoded by the coding sequence ATGAAGAACGGAACCCAAGGCTTTACCCTCATCGAGCTGCTGATCGTGATCGCGATTATCGGGATTCTGGCGGCGGTGCTGATTCCCAACCTGCTAGGGGCGCGTCAGCGCGGTTATGACACTGCAGCTATGGGCTGCGCCCGCGCTATCGGTCTGGCCGCTGAGGATCTGCGTATCAACAATGCCACCACTGGCCTGTACACTGGACTTAGCAAGACGACGGTGACTGATTTTGATCCCAAGTCTTGCAGTGATACTACTCTTGGTGCTGCCAACAAGTTCTCGGTCACTCTGAATGCCGCTAAAGATGGATTCCTGGGCACTGCAGCCCACGCTAGCGGTAAGACCACGTATTACATCACTAAGGATGGCCTCCAAGCTGGTGGTACTGCTCCCACTACTTACTAA
- a CDS encoding V-type ATP synthase subunit B, with translation MTLLKKEYNDVAYISGPLLFVNAASDLAYGAIVDIRDGTGRTRGGQVISVSEENAVIQVFEETRGLDLATASVSLVEDVARLGVSKEMIGRRFDGLGRPIDGLPQVVADKRLDINGQPMNPAAREKPEEFIQTGISTIDVNTSLIRGQKLPIFSGSGLPHNELAAQIARQAKVPGHEGDFAVVFAAMGLTQREVSFFTQEFERTGALARSVLFLNRADDPAVERLLTPRMALTTAEYLAFEHGYHVLVILTDLTNYCEALREIGGAREEIPGRRGFPGYMYTDLANLYERAGVVQGKPGSVTQIPILSMPDDDITHPIPDLTGYITEGQIVVDRGLNAKGIFPPINPLPSLSRLQGNGIGKGKTRADHKNVSDQLFAAYANGLDLRKLVAITGEDALTETDKLYLRFADDFENYFIGQGGQDRSIEESLTVAWGILSKLPQSQLTRLSRDSIDKFYGTKVDEMWRGNRI, from the coding sequence GTGACCCTCCTGAAAAAGGAATACAACGACGTCGCCTATATCTCCGGACCGCTGCTGTTCGTGAACGCGGCGTCCGACCTCGCCTACGGCGCCATCGTGGACATCCGCGACGGCACCGGCCGCACCCGCGGCGGGCAGGTCATCTCGGTCTCCGAGGAGAACGCCGTCATTCAGGTGTTCGAGGAGACCCGTGGCCTCGACCTCGCGACCGCCTCCGTGAGCCTCGTCGAGGACGTGGCCCGCCTCGGCGTGAGCAAGGAAATGATCGGCCGCCGCTTCGATGGCCTGGGCCGCCCCATCGACGGGCTGCCGCAGGTGGTCGCCGACAAGCGGCTGGACATCAACGGCCAGCCCATGAACCCCGCCGCCCGCGAGAAGCCCGAGGAGTTCATCCAGACCGGGATCAGCACCATCGACGTGAACACGTCGCTGATTCGCGGGCAGAAGCTCCCGATCTTCTCCGGCTCGGGGCTGCCGCACAACGAACTCGCCGCGCAGATCGCCCGTCAGGCGAAGGTGCCGGGACACGAGGGCGACTTCGCGGTGGTCTTCGCCGCGATGGGCCTGACCCAGCGCGAGGTCTCGTTCTTCACCCAGGAGTTCGAGCGCACCGGGGCGCTGGCCCGTTCGGTGCTGTTCCTCAACCGCGCGGACGACCCCGCCGTCGAGCGGCTGCTGACCCCCCGCATGGCGCTGACGACCGCCGAGTACCTCGCGTTCGAGCACGGTTACCACGTGCTGGTCATCCTGACCGACCTCACGAACTACTGCGAGGCGCTGCGCGAGATCGGCGGGGCGCGGGAGGAGATCCCCGGTCGGCGTGGCTTCCCCGGCTACATGTACACCGACCTCGCGAACCTCTACGAGCGTGCGGGTGTGGTGCAGGGCAAGCCCGGCTCGGTGACCCAGATCCCGATCCTCTCCATGCCCGACGACGACATCACCCACCCCATCCCCGACCTGACCGGCTACATCACCGAGGGGCAGATCGTGGTGGACCGTGGCCTGAACGCCAAGGGCATCTTCCCGCCCATCAACCCGCTGCCCAGCCTGTCGCGTCTGCAGGGCAACGGCATCGGCAAGGGCAAGACCCGCGCCGACCACAAGAACGTGTCCGACCAGTTGTTCGCGGCCTACGCGAACGGCCTCGACCTGCGCAAGCTCGTGGCGATCACGGGTGAGGACGCGCTGACCGAGACCGACAAGCTGTACCTGCGCTTTGCCGACGACTTCGAGAACTACTTCATCGGCCAGGGTGGGCAGGACCGCTCCATCGAGGAGAGCCTGACGGTGGCGTGGGGCATCCTCTCCAAGCTGCCCCAGAGCCAGCTCACCCGCCTTTCGCGCGACTCCATCGACAAGTTCTACGGAACCAAGGTCGACGAGATGTGGCGCGGCAACCGCATCTGA
- a CDS encoding V-type ATP synthase subunit F — protein sequence MTGAQTQRVVVLTDAETATGYRLAGAEVIETTPGEAVSALERLIVEGRYGLVAVDTGLVPDPATATARVMRGRDLPILLPIPSLRDAFATDTVDAKAYMGKLVRDTIGFDIKL from the coding sequence ATGACCGGGGCTCAAACCCAGCGGGTGGTTGTCCTCACCGACGCCGAAACCGCGACGGGCTACCGCCTCGCGGGGGCCGAGGTGATCGAGACCACGCCCGGCGAGGCAGTGTCGGCCCTTGAGCGCCTGATCGTGGAGGGCCGCTACGGCCTCGTGGCGGTGGACACTGGCCTGGTGCCCGATCCGGCGACGGCCACCGCGCGGGTGATGCGCGGGCGTGACCTGCCCATCCTGCTCCCGATTCCCAGCCTGCGCGACGCCTTTGCCACCGACACGGTGGATGCCAAGGCGTACATGGGCAAGCTGGTGCGGGACACCATCGGGTTCGATATCAAGCTGTAA
- a CDS encoding V-type ATP synthase subunit A has product MTQTKQGVVQNIAGPAVIAGGMYGAKMYDIVRVGKERLVGEIIRLDGDTAFVQVYEDTSGLTVGEPVVTTGLPLSVELGPGMLNGIYDGIQRPLDKIREASGDFIARGIEVSSLNRTQRWAFTPSVQAGDSVQGGTILGTVPEFSFTHKILTPPDKQGRLRWVADAGEYTVDDTIAELEDGTKLRLAHYWPVRAPRPVAKKLDPSLPFLTGMRILDVLFPLVMGGAAAIPGPFGSGKTVTQQSVAKYGNADIVVYVGCGERGNEMTDVLVEFPELEDPKTGGPLMHRTILIANTSNMPVAAREASVYTGITLAEYFRDQGYSVSLMADSTSRWAEALREISSRLEEMPAEEGYPPYLGAKLAAFYERAGAVTTLAGEDGAVSVIGAVSPAGGDMSEPVTQATLRITGAFWRLDAGLARRRHFPAINWNGSYSLFTPILDSWYRENVGPDFPELRQRIGNLLQQEASLQEVVQLVGPDALQDQERLVIEAGRMLRQDFLQQNGFDPVDASASMPKNYGLMKMMLKFYDEAEAALRNGATIDEIIQNPVIEKLSRARYVAEGEFMAYGEGVMDELDVTFKNAAKGVTA; this is encoded by the coding sequence ATGACGCAGACCAAGCAGGGCGTCGTGCAGAACATCGCCGGACCGGCCGTGATCGCCGGGGGCATGTACGGCGCGAAGATGTACGACATCGTGCGCGTGGGCAAGGAGCGCCTCGTGGGCGAGATCATTCGCCTCGACGGGGACACTGCCTTCGTGCAGGTGTACGAGGACACCTCGGGCCTGACCGTGGGCGAGCCGGTGGTCACCACCGGACTGCCCCTCTCGGTGGAGCTGGGGCCGGGGATGCTTAACGGCATCTACGACGGCATTCAGCGCCCGCTCGACAAGATCCGCGAGGCCTCGGGCGACTTCATCGCGCGCGGCATCGAGGTCTCGTCCTTGAACCGCACCCAGCGCTGGGCCTTTACCCCCAGCGTGCAGGCCGGGGACAGCGTGCAGGGCGGCACCATCCTGGGCACCGTGCCGGAGTTCTCCTTCACCCACAAGATCCTGACGCCCCCCGACAAGCAGGGGCGGCTGCGCTGGGTCGCGGACGCGGGCGAGTACACCGTGGACGACACCATCGCCGAACTGGAAGACGGCACCAAGCTGCGGCTCGCGCACTACTGGCCGGTCCGTGCGCCCCGTCCCGTGGCCAAGAAGCTCGACCCCAGCCTCCCGTTCCTCACGGGCATGCGCATCCTCGACGTGCTGTTCCCCCTGGTGATGGGCGGCGCGGCGGCGATTCCCGGTCCCTTCGGCTCGGGCAAGACCGTGACCCAGCAGTCGGTCGCCAAGTACGGCAACGCCGACATCGTGGTGTACGTGGGCTGCGGCGAGCGCGGCAACGAGATGACCGACGTGCTCGTGGAATTCCCGGAACTGGAAGACCCCAAGACCGGCGGCCCCCTGATGCACCGCACCATCCTGATCGCCAACACCTCCAACATGCCGGTGGCGGCGCGTGAGGCGTCGGTGTACACCGGCATCACGCTGGCCGAGTACTTCCGCGACCAGGGCTACTCGGTGTCCCTGATGGCCGACTCGACCTCCCGCTGGGCCGAGGCGCTGCGCGAGATCTCCTCCCGCCTGGAGGAAATGCCCGCCGAAGAAGGCTACCCGCCCTACCTGGGCGCCAAGCTCGCCGCGTTCTACGAGCGTGCGGGTGCGGTGACGACCCTGGCCGGGGAAGACGGCGCGGTGTCCGTGATCGGCGCCGTGAGCCCCGCGGGCGGCGATATGTCCGAGCCCGTCACCCAGGCGACCCTCCGTATTACGGGCGCCTTCTGGCGTCTGGACGCGGGTCTGGCCCGCCGCCGTCACTTCCCGGCGATCAACTGGAACGGCTCGTACTCGCTGTTCACGCCCATCCTCGACTCGTGGTACCGCGAGAACGTGGGGCCGGACTTCCCCGAACTGCGCCAGCGCATCGGCAACCTGCTGCAGCAGGAAGCCTCCTTGCAGGAAGTCGTGCAGCTCGTCGGCCCCGACGCGCTTCAGGACCAGGAGCGCCTCGTGATCGAGGCCGGGCGCATGCTGCGGCAGGACTTCCTGCAGCAAAACGGCTTCGACCCGGTGGACGCCTCGGCCTCCATGCCCAAGAACTACGGCCTGATGAAGATGATGCTGAAGTTCTACGACGAGGCAGAAGCCGCGCTCCGCAATGGTGCCACCATCGACGAGATCATCCAGAACCCCGTCATCGAGAAGCTGTCGCGTGCCCGCTACGTCGCCGAGGGTGAATTTATGGCCTACGGCGAGGGCGTGATGGACGAACTCGACGTGACCTTCAAGAACGCTGCCAAGGGAGTGACCGCGTGA
- a CDS encoding V-type ATP synthase subunit D, with the protein MAGQISPTRSALLASKASLKTASGGADLLKRKRDALIGEFFALVRDALAAREQLAGVSKGAYTSLFGAKAWDSPEAVESLSLAGTGDYAIDMQIESIYGVKVPRINIPERQQQVNFSPINVGARTIQAATDFGGVLEAIVKVAATETKLRRIGEEIKKTSRRVNALEQVVIPGIQDDIRFIRGVLDQREREESFRLKKIKAKLEREKEEADKAPQGGQHGTAAD; encoded by the coding sequence ATGGCAGGACAGATCAGCCCCACCCGCTCGGCCCTGCTCGCCAGCAAGGCCAGCCTCAAGACGGCCAGCGGCGGCGCGGACCTGCTCAAGCGCAAGCGTGACGCCCTGATCGGCGAATTCTTCGCGCTCGTGCGGGACGCGCTCGCGGCACGTGAGCAGCTTGCGGGCGTCAGCAAGGGCGCTTACACCAGCCTCTTCGGTGCGAAGGCCTGGGACAGCCCCGAAGCGGTCGAAAGCCTCAGCCTCGCCGGAACCGGCGACTACGCGATCGACATGCAGATCGAGAGCATCTACGGGGTGAAGGTGCCGCGCATCAACATCCCGGAGCGGCAGCAGCAGGTCAACTTCAGCCCGATCAACGTCGGCGCCCGGACCATTCAGGCGGCGACCGATTTCGGCGGGGTGCTCGAAGCCATCGTGAAGGTGGCCGCGACGGAAACCAAGCTGCGCCGCATCGGCGAGGAGATCAAGAAGACCTCCCGCCGCGTGAACGCGCTGGAACAGGTCGTGATTCCCGGCATTCAGGACGACATCCGCTTCATCCGCGGCGTGCTCGACCAGCGCGAGCGAGAAGAAAGCTTTCGCCTGAAGAAGATCAAGGCGAAGCTCGAACGCGAGAAAGAAGAGGCCGACAAGGCTCCCCAGGGCGGCCAGCACGGCACCGCCGCCGATTGA